One region of Wyeomyia smithii strain HCP4-BCI-WySm-NY-G18 chromosome 3, ASM2978416v1, whole genome shotgun sequence genomic DNA includes:
- the LOC129730445 gene encoding uncharacterized protein LOC129730445, translated as MEGELTKAACKYKMFENPMIEGVKWIDRYALTIDKFWIKLPEYMRNTFVTFAVLLMASTIKGDWIAIVVHLVKHINGTSAVIGEQLNGSMYRTNATGDVNWSDILEFMSLQGLPHFLIWAIVGSFLIYFSAGGFIHWYYYTNRRDRPHEWKCQPEKFLSPELELHEVFVGSFSLLLMSCLSGILSCYAINNGKLLTLYYRWDEYGWWWFVAQIIVIFIYQDYLTYWLHRIYHWPWLYKNFHKLHHTYKQPTAFSVTAIHPIEILHVQLTMLLPIFVIPTHWVAFYIVEIYTYAHGILNHSGVNIKSFWWQPWQPDTMFHDNHHQYFHVNFGFNIFIWDVLHGTYRRKDRVYSEDIFFGKGKSFNEVSSKELLNDLAERKKENPRAYRENVNEYNINDVLVNTLKNKRLASCDSKNE; from the exons ATGGAAGGAGAGCTAACAAAAGCAGCATGTAAATATAAAATGTTCGAAAATCCAATGATCGAGGGTGTGAAATGGATTGACAGATATGCACTCACGATCGATAAGTTTTGGATTAAATTGCCAGAGTATATGCGGAACACGTTTGTTACTTTTGCTGTGTTACTTATGGCGTCAACTATCAAAG GTGACTGGATTGCGATTGTTGTACATCTGGTAAAACACATCAATGGCACGAGCGCAGTCATTGGCGAACAGTTGAATGGCTCAATGTACCGTACGAACGCAACAGGTGATGTGAATTGGAGTGATATACTTGAATTCATGAGTCTGCAAGGGCTCCCGCACTTTCTGATCTGGGCAATTGTTGGATCGTTTCTAATCTATTTCAGTGCTGGTGGATTCATTCAC TGGTATTATTATACAAACAGACGTGATAGGCCCCATGAGTGGAAGTGTCAACCCGAGAAATTTCTGTCTCCAGAATTGGAGTTACATGAAGTATTTGTTGGTTCATTCTCGCTATTGTTGATGAGTTGTCTCAGTGGAATACTATCTTGTTATGCGATTAATAATGGAAAACTTCTAACGCTCTACTACCGTTGGGACGAATATGGATGGTGGTGGTTTGTCGCTCAAATTATTGTGATTTTTATTTACCAg GATTATCTGACCTATTGGCTTCACAGAATCTATCACTGGCCTTGGCTTTATAAAAATTTCCACAAACTACATCATACTTATAAGCAGCCGACAGCATTTTCAGTAACTGCAATTCATccgattgaaattttgcatgtacAACTTACCATGTTACTGCCAATATTTGTTATACCGACGCATTGGG TCGCTTTTTACATAGTCGAGATATACACTTATGCGCATGGTATTTTGAACCATAGTGGAGTCAACATCAAATCATTCTGGTGGCAACCCTGGCAACCGGATACGATGTTTCACGATAATCATCATCAATACTTCCACGTAAATTTCGGTTTTAACATCTTCATCTGGGATGTACTTCATGGAACTTATCGGCGAAAAGATCGTGTCTATTCAGAGGATATTTTCTTTGGCAAaggaaaaagtttcaatgaagtCTCTAGCAAGGAACTGTTGAATGATTTGGCTGAGCGGAAAAAGGAAAATCCACGAGCGTACCGAGAAAATGTTAACGAATATAATATTAATGATGTCCTCGTGAACACATTAAAGAACAAAAGACTAGCAAGCTGCGATTCTAAGAACGAATAG